From Allofrancisella guangzhouensis, a single genomic window includes:
- a CDS encoding Wzz/FepE/Etk N-terminal domain-containing protein, protein MSEVKKDEYIEISLTKIIIAIFKNIKTFLLMFLMGIALTVCYTFIYIPKYNYEQMIAPPFYLSVQGEVRIVNEIKLDVILNNILASVQQADPNNNLLNDIEILVANKNKMTFFSLVVSAPLDSKKEVERLYNLLMKDFSESIIVKRQIQIWRDNIQRNIDANNEYITRYSDLIKQNQDYLKELSSQKRLSGLDGQTLLSSYVNRIDSYQKQIFSLVDSQKTLKLQLDSLQPNVIKFGDINYDKSSKLSKLQILVVGVLLSIFIGLLGVFVKVIIKKAIVEYRNSQTIS, encoded by the coding sequence ATGTCAGAAGTTAAAAAAGATGAATATATAGAAATTAGTCTAACTAAAATTATAATCGCGATATTTAAGAATATTAAAACTTTTCTATTGATGTTTCTGATGGGTATTGCACTTACGGTTTGTTACACTTTTATTTATATCCCTAAATATAATTATGAACAAATGATAGCGCCGCCATTCTATTTGAGTGTGCAAGGTGAAGTTAGAATAGTAAATGAAATTAAATTAGATGTTATATTAAATAATATTCTTGCAAGCGTACAACAGGCTGATCCTAATAATAATCTTTTAAATGACATCGAGATTTTGGTTGCAAATAAAAATAAAATGACTTTCTTTTCTTTGGTTGTAAGCGCGCCACTTGATTCTAAAAAAGAAGTAGAACGCTTATATAATTTGCTTATGAAGGATTTCTCTGAATCTATCATAGTAAAAAGACAAATTCAGATTTGGAGAGATAATATTCAAAGAAACATTGACGCTAATAATGAGTATATAACCCGCTATAGTGACCTTATCAAACAAAATCAAGATTATCTAAAAGAACTATCTTCCCAGAAAAGATTATCTGGATTAGATGGACAAACATTATTATCCAGTTATGTTAACCGTATTGATAGTTATCAAAAACAGATATTTTCACTTGTAGACTCACAAAAAACTTTAAAATTACAACTTGATAGTCTCCAACCAAATGTAATTAAATTTGGCGATATTAATTATGATAAAAGTTCTAAGTTATCAAAGCTTCAAATATTAGTTGTAGGAGTATTGTTATCAATCTTTATAGGGTTATTGGGAGTGTTTGTAAAAGTTATAATTAAAAAAGCTATTGTTGAGTATAGAAATTCTCAGACCATAAGTTAA
- a CDS encoding NADP-dependent isocitrate dehydrogenase: protein MHKIFYTMTDEAPALATGSFLPIAQSFTKLADIALETKDISLASRILANFNDYLTDQQKCSDDLAILGELAKTPDANIIKLPNISASVPQLTAAIKELQTKGYDIPDYPFEPKDEKEQEIKSRYSKVLGSAVNPVLREGNSDRRVAAAVKAYAQKHPHSMGEWTKDSKSHVASMSDNDFYANEKSYIVPKAMTVKIVHIDNKGKETVLKAGLKLEEKEIIDATKISAKALREFYKQEIQNAKKEGTLLSLHLKATMMKVSDPILFGHAVEIFFEDVFKKYAKEFKELGVNPRNGWGDAVEKIKQLPQELQDKINADIEKVFTKQPDIAMVNSDKGITNLNVPSDVIIDASMPAAIRSSGKMWNKNGQLQDIKAMIPDRCYAGVYAATIGFCRENGAFDVATMGDVSNVGLMAKKAEEYGSHDKTFEIQADGKVLVIDAEDNVIFEHGVEEGDIWRACQTKDIAVKDWVKLAVNRAKVTQNPAIFWLDAKRAHDRNLIAKVHEYLTLHDTTGLNIEILSPVEATKYSLKRMKEGKDTISVTGNVLRDYLTDLFPILELGTSAKMLSIVPLLAGGGLFETGAGGSAPKHVEQLINENHLRWDSLGEFLALGASLEDLAIKTRDPKIKVLAEGLGQANKDFLDNDKSPRRKVGELDTRGSHFYLAFYWAKALAEQNGEQELKAKFEPIYQELKANEEKIVRELASVQGKKVDIGGYYLPESSKLGSVMRPSKTFNNILTKV from the coding sequence ATGCATAAAATATTTTATACAATGACTGATGAGGCGCCAGCATTAGCAACTGGCTCATTTTTACCAATAGCTCAAAGTTTTACTAAACTAGCGGATATTGCTTTAGAGACAAAAGACATATCATTGGCATCACGTATATTAGCTAATTTTAATGATTATCTGACAGACCAGCAAAAATGTTCTGATGATCTTGCTATTTTAGGTGAGCTAGCAAAGACACCAGATGCTAATATTATTAAATTACCTAATATAAGTGCCTCTGTACCGCAGCTAACAGCAGCTATAAAAGAGCTGCAAACAAAAGGGTATGATATCCCTGATTATCCGTTTGAGCCTAAAGATGAAAAAGAGCAAGAAATAAAAAGTCGCTACTCAAAAGTGTTAGGAAGTGCTGTAAACCCAGTTTTAAGAGAAGGTAATTCTGATCGTCGTGTAGCTGCAGCTGTTAAAGCTTATGCTCAAAAGCATCCACATTCTATGGGTGAGTGGACAAAAGATTCTAAATCTCATGTTGCAAGTATGTCTGATAATGATTTTTACGCAAATGAAAAATCTTATATAGTACCTAAAGCAATGACTGTGAAAATTGTTCATATTGATAACAAGGGTAAAGAAACTGTGTTAAAAGCAGGCTTAAAATTAGAAGAAAAAGAAATCATTGATGCAACTAAAATTTCTGCAAAAGCTCTAAGAGAGTTTTATAAACAAGAAATACAAAACGCTAAAAAAGAGGGCACATTACTTTCTTTACATTTAAAAGCAACCATGATGAAAGTTTCTGACCCAATCTTGTTTGGCCATGCAGTAGAGATTTTCTTTGAAGATGTGTTCAAAAAATATGCAAAAGAATTTAAAGAGTTAGGCGTAAATCCACGTAATGGCTGGGGTGATGCAGTTGAGAAAATAAAACAACTTCCTCAAGAACTTCAAGATAAAATAAATGCTGATATAGAAAAAGTTTTTACTAAGCAACCTGATATTGCTATGGTTAATTCAGACAAAGGTATTACAAACTTAAATGTTCCAAGTGATGTAATTATTGATGCATCCATGCCAGCAGCTATTCGTTCATCTGGAAAGATGTGGAATAAAAATGGCCAGCTTCAAGATATAAAAGCTATGATTCCTGATAGATGTTATGCTGGTGTGTATGCTGCAACTATAGGTTTTTGTAGAGAGAATGGAGCTTTTGATGTTGCAACTATGGGTGATGTTTCAAACGTTGGTTTGATGGCTAAAAAAGCAGAAGAGTATGGTTCACACGATAAAACATTTGAGATACAGGCTGATGGTAAAGTGTTAGTTATAGATGCTGAAGATAATGTTATATTTGAACATGGTGTTGAAGAGGGCGATATTTGGAGAGCTTGCCAAACTAAGGATATAGCGGTTAAAGACTGGGTTAAACTAGCTGTTAATAGAGCTAAAGTTACACAAAATCCAGCTATTTTCTGGTTAGATGCTAAGAGGGCTCATGATAGAAATCTCATTGCTAAAGTACATGAGTATTTAACTTTACATGATACAACAGGTCTTAATATCGAAATACTTTCACCAGTTGAAGCTACAAAATACTCTTTAAAGAGGATGAAAGAGGGTAAAGATACTATTTCTGTCACAGGTAATGTTTTAAGAGATTATCTGACAGATCTTTTCCCTATTTTAGAGCTTGGTACAAGTGCTAAGATGCTTTCTATTGTACCACTTCTTGCTGGTGGTGGGCTATTTGAAACTGGTGCAGGTGGTTCAGCTCCTAAACATGTTGAGCAGTTAATTAATGAAAATCATCTAAGATGGGATTCTTTAGGGGAATTTTTAGCGTTAGGAGCTTCTTTAGAAGATTTAGCGATCAAGACTAGAGATCCTAAAATTAAAGTTCTTGCTGAGGGCTTAGGCCAGGCAAATAAAGACTTTTTAGATAACGATAAATCACCTCGCCGTAAGGTTGGCGAGCTTGATACCAGGGGTAGTCATTTTTATTTAGCCTTTTATTGGGCAAAAGCATTAGCTGAGCAAAATGGAGAACAAGAGTTAAAAGCTAAATTTGAACCAATTTACCAAGAGCTAAAAGCTAATGAAGAAAAAATTGTTAGAGAGTTAGCTAGTGTTCAAGGTAAAAAGGTTGATATAGGTGGGTATTATTTACCAGAGTCTAGTAAGCTTGGTAGTGTGATGAGGCCAAGTAAAACTTTCAATAATATTTTGACTAAAGTATAG
- the arsC gene encoding arsenate reductase (glutaredoxin) (This arsenate reductase requires both glutathione and glutaredoxin to convert arsenate to arsenite, after which the efflux transporter formed by ArsA and ArsB can extrude the arsenite from the cell, providing resistance.), which produces MKIYHNPKCSKSRQAKQILDQQAINYDVCLYLDNPLTAEELKELLKKLKLSIKDIIRTKEELWKEKFKGNEYSEEQLIKIVAENPKLLERPIIEHKDFAVVARSEDKIAKILNTY; this is translated from the coding sequence ATGAAAATTTATCATAATCCAAAATGTTCAAAATCACGCCAAGCTAAGCAGATTTTAGATCAACAAGCTATAAATTACGATGTATGTTTGTACCTGGATAATCCATTGACTGCAGAGGAGTTAAAAGAGCTACTAAAAAAACTTAAGCTTTCTATAAAGGATATCATCCGTACTAAAGAGGAGCTTTGGAAAGAAAAATTTAAAGGTAATGAATATTCAGAAGAACAATTAATAAAAATAGTAGCTGAAAATCCAAAACTATTAGAAAGACCAATTATTGAGCATAAAGATTTTGCTGTTGTAGCAAGATCAGAGGATAAGATTGCTAAAATATTAAACACTTACTAG
- a CDS encoding long-chain-fatty-acid--CoA ligase, translating to MISKSNYKNYPKEVPSHIKIPEITLSDMLKIVVENFSSREAFICQGQKLSFKQVDEYSDIFAGYLQHKWRVKKGQHIAIMLPNLLQFPIIIFALIKLGSVFININPLYTSQEVKGILKDSKATGIIVLSSLAHTVEAIAHQCDDLKHMMVTSIADLYSFPRKQIISFVAKYIKGMKDKYSRDKFDIFSDAINAGFVPDYSQIKVSPNDMAALQYSSGTTGTPKGTILLHRNIVANVYQIRAWTDGFAIDLSKQIVIAALPLYHIFSLTANLFTFYFSGAVQILIPNPKNIPSLVSQMVKSNFTTIFGVNTLYIALLNNKKFRKSKFANFKLSISGGMSTTESVAKEWENVTSVQIKEGYGLSEMSPVVTVNPLDNEPFNNTVGFALPNTNISIRDDKGNELSHNEVGEIWVSGPQKSPGFWSLPEINKEHFTDDGWLKTGDMGYLDELGRLVISGRIKHMIIVSGFNVFPKEIELVLVDKQEIQDAAVVGISSIESGQVPVAFIVLKPNQKLTEKEIISHCATKLAHYKLPRKIIFKDELPKNTVGKIDIKSLQEEAQKYR from the coding sequence ATGATATCTAAGTCAAATTATAAGAATTACCCTAAAGAAGTTCCAAGCCATATCAAGATCCCTGAGATCACTTTAAGTGATATGCTTAAAATAGTAGTTGAAAACTTCTCTTCTCGTGAAGCTTTTATATGCCAAGGTCAAAAACTAAGCTTTAAACAAGTTGATGAATATTCCGATATATTTGCAGGATACCTACAACATAAATGGAGAGTAAAAAAAGGTCAACATATTGCCATTATGTTACCAAACCTACTACAGTTTCCCATTATAATTTTTGCGTTAATAAAATTAGGCTCTGTATTTATTAATATAAACCCCTTATATACTAGCCAAGAAGTCAAAGGTATTTTAAAAGACTCAAAAGCTACAGGTATTATCGTTCTTTCTTCTTTAGCACATACTGTTGAAGCTATCGCACACCAATGTGATGACCTTAAACATATGATGGTCACCAGTATTGCTGATTTATATTCATTCCCAAGAAAACAAATAATTTCTTTTGTAGCCAAATATATTAAAGGTATGAAAGATAAATATTCAAGAGACAAATTTGACATATTCAGCGATGCTATAAATGCAGGATTTGTGCCAGATTATTCTCAAATAAAGGTAAGCCCTAATGATATGGCCGCTCTACAGTACTCCAGTGGCACAACAGGTACACCTAAAGGAACCATTCTTCTACATAGAAATATTGTGGCAAATGTATACCAAATAAGAGCTTGGACAGATGGTTTTGCTATTGATTTGAGTAAGCAAATAGTTATCGCAGCTTTACCTTTGTATCATATATTTAGCTTAACTGCTAACTTATTTACTTTTTATTTTTCTGGGGCTGTACAAATTTTAATCCCAAATCCTAAGAATATTCCTTCTTTAGTTAGTCAAATGGTAAAGAGTAATTTCACAACTATTTTTGGCGTAAATACATTGTATATAGCTTTATTAAATAACAAAAAATTTAGAAAGAGTAAGTTTGCCAACTTTAAACTTTCTATAAGCGGAGGAATGTCAACTACAGAATCTGTCGCAAAAGAGTGGGAAAATGTTACAAGCGTACAAATAAAAGAAGGTTATGGTTTATCTGAAATGTCTCCTGTGGTTACTGTAAACCCCCTTGATAATGAACCTTTTAATAATACTGTAGGTTTTGCTTTACCAAATACCAATATATCAATACGTGATGATAAAGGTAATGAACTATCTCATAATGAAGTTGGGGAGATTTGGGTTAGCGGTCCTCAAAAATCTCCTGGATTTTGGAGTTTACCAGAAATTAATAAAGAACATTTTACTGATGATGGCTGGTTAAAAACAGGAGATATGGGATACCTTGATGAATTAGGACGCTTGGTTATATCAGGAAGGATAAAACATATGATCATTGTTTCAGGATTCAATGTTTTTCCTAAAGAAATCGAGTTAGTCCTTGTTGATAAACAAGAAATACAAGATGCTGCTGTTGTAGGTATATCTTCAATAGAGTCTGGCCAAGTACCAGTAGCTTTTATAGTACTAAAACCAAACCAAAAATTAACAGAAAAAGAAATTATCTCTCACTGTGCTACCAAGCTTGCTCACTACAAACTACCAAGAAAAATTATTTTTAAGGATGAACTTCCTAAAAATACAGTTGGAAAAATAGATATTAAATCATTACAAGAAGAAGCTCAAAAATACCGATAG
- a CDS encoding acyl-CoA dehydrogenase encodes MLNVLYKKARKSIPTISKTEQTALNAGDSWFEKDVFQGKPDFEKLHNLQKFSLSEEEKSFLENETTQLCDMLDDWKINYEDKDLTAETWNFIREKGFLGLVTSKEYGGKGFSAAAHSEIVMKIATKSVTAAITVMVPNSLGPGELLHHYGTDAQKKYYLPRLAAGQEIPCFALTGPTAGSDATSLPDKGVVCYGEHNGKKILGIQLENINKRYITLAPVATLVGLAFQLQDPEGLLGGVGEEGITCALLPHDHEGLEIGKRGFPLGQAFMNGYIKAKEAFIPMDWIIGGQKMAGEGWRMLVECLSIGRSISLPACGAANTLMSAIITSAYSNVREQFKVPIAQFEGIQEKLAEIGGLAYLANATREFTVSAVDASISPSVASAIAKYHLTEMGRITINNAMDIHGGRAIIMGENNYLAIPYMATPIGITVEGANILTRNLMIFGQGAMRCHPYIHAEAESLMNSDEKLGQKEFSTLIKKHIYYTLSNSSRTLWYSLTGGITAKGYQSKFKRYYKYITHMSTAYAYISDLSLIVLGGGLKRKERLSARLGDIMSYLYMACAVLKFYKDADEPEGDDAFVHWSLQYCLYQAQQAMLDLFRNFPIRLLALKMKFFIFPYGKKFKKPSDKLEAEICKELSTNSATRNWMKTKCYIPNSDQDPTGRVENAYLTTLETMPIKHKIVQAIKDCKIPQATWTAVIEDAFEQKIITPDELNTVKEMLAKVNNVIQTDEFDDYALGPKNAHPEWKKE; translated from the coding sequence ATGCTTAATGTATTATACAAAAAAGCTAGAAAATCAATACCTACAATTTCTAAAACTGAACAAACCGCATTAAATGCTGGTGATAGCTGGTTTGAGAAAGATGTCTTTCAAGGCAAGCCTGATTTTGAAAAACTACATAACTTACAGAAATTTAGCTTATCCGAAGAAGAAAAATCTTTTTTAGAAAATGAAACTACACAGCTTTGTGACATGTTAGATGATTGGAAAATCAATTATGAAGATAAAGATCTAACAGCAGAAACTTGGAATTTTATAAGAGAAAAAGGCTTTTTAGGTCTAGTTACTAGCAAAGAATATGGAGGCAAAGGTTTTTCAGCAGCTGCACACTCAGAAATAGTCATGAAAATTGCGACAAAAAGTGTTACTGCAGCAATCACTGTCATGGTACCTAATTCCTTAGGTCCTGGAGAGCTTCTGCATCATTACGGTACAGATGCGCAAAAAAAATATTACTTACCTCGTTTAGCTGCTGGTCAAGAAATCCCTTGCTTTGCTCTAACAGGTCCAACTGCTGGTTCTGATGCAACATCTCTACCTGATAAAGGAGTTGTTTGCTATGGTGAGCATAATGGAAAAAAAATCCTAGGTATTCAGCTAGAAAATATTAATAAGCGTTATATCACGTTAGCACCTGTTGCAACCTTAGTAGGTTTAGCGTTCCAATTACAAGATCCTGAAGGTTTATTAGGCGGTGTTGGTGAAGAAGGTATCACTTGTGCATTATTACCCCATGACCACGAAGGTTTAGAAATTGGCAAACGCGGCTTTCCATTGGGTCAGGCTTTTATGAATGGCTATATTAAAGCCAAAGAAGCTTTTATTCCTATGGATTGGATTATTGGTGGGCAAAAAATGGCTGGCGAAGGTTGGCGAATGCTAGTGGAATGCTTATCTATTGGCAGATCAATTTCTTTACCTGCGTGTGGCGCAGCTAATACCCTTATGTCAGCTATAATTACTTCTGCCTACAGCAATGTAAGAGAACAATTTAAAGTACCTATCGCACAGTTTGAAGGTATCCAAGAGAAATTAGCTGAAATTGGTGGTTTGGCATATTTAGCAAACGCAACTCGTGAATTTACTGTATCTGCTGTTGACGCTAGTATTTCACCATCAGTTGCCTCTGCTATTGCTAAATATCATTTAACTGAAATGGGTCGTATAACCATTAATAATGCTATGGATATTCATGGTGGACGAGCAATAATTATGGGAGAAAACAACTATTTAGCTATTCCATACATGGCAACACCAATAGGTATTACTGTTGAAGGTGCAAATATTTTAACACGTAACTTAATGATCTTTGGACAAGGGGCTATGCGTTGTCACCCATATATACATGCTGAAGCTGAAAGCTTGATGAATTCAGATGAAAAGCTAGGTCAAAAAGAGTTTTCTACTCTTATAAAGAAACATATTTATTATACACTTAGTAACAGTTCTCGAACCCTCTGGTATAGTTTAACGGGAGGAATTACTGCTAAAGGATATCAAAGTAAGTTTAAGCGCTATTACAAATATATTACCCACATGAGCACAGCGTATGCGTATATTAGTGACTTATCGCTTATTGTCTTAGGTGGAGGATTAAAACGCAAAGAGAGATTATCTGCGCGTCTAGGAGACATAATGAGCTATTTATATATGGCTTGTGCTGTATTAAAATTCTACAAAGATGCAGATGAGCCTGAAGGTGATGATGCTTTTGTACATTGGAGTTTACAGTATTGCTTATACCAAGCGCAACAAGCTATGCTGGATTTATTTAGAAACTTTCCAATTAGACTTTTAGCTTTAAAAATGAAATTTTTTATATTTCCTTATGGTAAAAAGTTCAAAAAACCTTCTGACAAACTTGAAGCTGAAATCTGTAAAGAACTTTCTACAAATAGTGCGACACGTAACTGGATGAAAACTAAATGCTATATCCCAAATAGTGATCAAGACCCAACTGGTAGAGTTGAAAACGCTTATCTAACAACTTTAGAGACTATGCCGATTAAACATAAGATTGTACAAGCTATCAAAGACTGTAAAATACCACAAGCAACTTGGACAGCAGTGATCGAAGATGCTTTTGAGCAAAAAATTATCACTCCTGATGAGTTAAATACAGTTAAAGAAATGTTAGCTAAGGTTAATAACGTCATCCAAACCGATGAATTTGATGATTATGCTTTAGGTCCTAAAAACGCACATCCTGAATGGAAGAAAGAATAG
- a CDS encoding acyl-CoA-binding protein: MSNLEQKFNEMVQAVRDATIDFKPDNNQKLKLYAFYKQATEGDIQSKAPSAFRMVERAKWMAWNSVKGMSKENAMREYLKVFGSEYLPKEDATIQEGSSEPATTVKPEPVSREPQRKAIDKIAVLGAGVMGSQIAAHFANARFPVVLFDLKSKEGESNSIVNEALQKLTKLNPAPFGSEDSIEYITPANYDDNLPLLEDCDLIIEAVAERLDIKENLYNKIATYINPNAILASNTSGLSITTLANFLPEDIKVNFCGIHFFNPPRYMPLVELIPHSNTNTDVLDKLETFLTTKLGKSIIRAKDTPNFIANRLGVFSMLITCHYTEKMNIPLEVVDDLTGKKLGRAKSATYRTADLVGLDVLSHVIDTMKDNLEDGWKQLYQTPSWIKSLIDKGSLGQKTKKGLYIKENDGIKVLDLETQQYRTSEKKAEKEVSEILSEKDWGKKLEALRNSKNAQAQFIWACFREMFHYAAVLVGDICNYPKDMDFAIRWGFGWKQGIFEIWQLAGWQKVNDWLKEEISAGKTLSNQPLPRWVDKLETGVYADNKEFSFTDNELVLRDKLPVYQRQLFPEMVVGEHSTLDIESLFENEGVKLWQITDYKGIGILSFKSKMCAIGDDVLDGISQAINIAEEKCQAMVIWQEQDVFSVGANLEEFGMKFMMNGKDAIESIIRKGHQIITQKLRYSKIPVVTAVKGFAFGGGCETILHSDAAVAAYESYIGLVEAGVGIIPGWGGSKEMAQRASQAQDPWKDFERRYKNLAMAEVAKSACEAKEMGFLRENDIVVMNTKEILSVAIKKAQLMAFVGYQPPLKQKIKVFGETGIATIKALLVNMRDGNQISEHDYKIAVNLADAMCGGEIEKDTMVSEDWLLEKELINFIELASSEKSAARMQHMLETGKPLRN, from the coding sequence ATGTCAAATTTAGAGCAAAAATTCAATGAAATGGTTCAAGCAGTGCGTGACGCGACTATTGATTTTAAACCAGATAACAATCAAAAGCTAAAACTCTATGCTTTTTACAAACAAGCAACTGAAGGAGACATCCAAAGCAAAGCTCCATCTGCATTTAGAATGGTGGAACGTGCAAAATGGATGGCATGGAATTCAGTTAAAGGAATGAGTAAAGAAAATGCTATGCGTGAGTACCTAAAAGTTTTTGGTTCTGAATATTTACCCAAAGAAGACGCCACAATTCAAGAAGGTAGTTCTGAACCAGCTACTACAGTAAAACCAGAACCTGTCTCTAGAGAGCCTCAACGTAAAGCTATTGACAAAATTGCTGTACTTGGAGCTGGTGTTATGGGCTCACAAATTGCCGCTCATTTTGCTAATGCTAGATTCCCAGTGGTGCTATTTGATTTAAAATCAAAAGAAGGTGAATCAAACTCTATAGTTAATGAAGCATTGCAAAAACTAACTAAGCTTAACCCAGCTCCTTTTGGCTCAGAAGATTCTATTGAATATATAACCCCAGCAAACTATGATGATAACCTGCCACTTTTAGAAGACTGTGATTTAATAATTGAAGCAGTTGCAGAGCGTTTAGATATTAAAGAAAATCTATATAATAAAATTGCTACTTATATTAATCCAAATGCTATTCTAGCAAGTAATACTTCTGGACTAAGTATTACCACTTTAGCAAACTTTCTCCCAGAAGATATAAAGGTAAATTTCTGTGGAATCCATTTCTTTAATCCTCCAAGATATATGCCTTTAGTAGAATTAATTCCTCATTCTAATACAAATACAGATGTGCTAGATAAATTAGAAACATTTTTAACAACAAAACTTGGTAAAAGTATAATTCGTGCTAAAGATACACCTAACTTTATAGCTAACCGTTTAGGTGTATTTTCGATGCTAATAACATGTCACTACACAGAAAAAATGAATATCCCTCTTGAGGTTGTGGATGACCTAACTGGTAAGAAGCTAGGCCGTGCAAAAAGTGCTACTTACCGTACAGCAGACTTAGTAGGACTAGATGTACTTTCACATGTTATTGACACAATGAAAGACAACTTAGAAGATGGTTGGAAACAACTATACCAAACTCCTAGCTGGATTAAATCACTGATTGATAAAGGCTCGCTAGGACAAAAAACCAAAAAAGGTCTATATATCAAAGAAAATGACGGTATAAAAGTCCTAGATTTAGAAACACAACAGTATCGAACTTCTGAGAAAAAAGCTGAAAAAGAAGTATCTGAAATCCTTTCAGAGAAAGATTGGGGTAAAAAGCTAGAAGCATTAAGAAACAGTAAAAATGCTCAAGCTCAATTTATATGGGCATGTTTTAGAGAAATGTTTCACTATGCTGCTGTCCTGGTTGGTGATATATGCAACTATCCCAAAGATATGGATTTTGCTATCCGTTGGGGCTTTGGATGGAAACAAGGGATATTTGAAATTTGGCAACTAGCTGGATGGCAAAAAGTTAATGACTGGCTAAAAGAAGAAATATCTGCAGGTAAGACACTATCCAATCAACCATTACCAAGGTGGGTCGATAAACTAGAAACTGGAGTTTACGCCGATAATAAAGAATTTAGCTTTACTGATAATGAGTTAGTGCTGCGTGATAAATTACCTGTATATCAACGCCAATTATTTCCAGAGATGGTTGTTGGTGAGCATAGCACACTTGATATTGAAAGCTTATTTGAAAATGAGGGCGTCAAATTATGGCAAATTACTGACTACAAAGGAATTGGTATTTTATCGTTCAAAAGTAAAATGTGTGCAATTGGTGATGATGTTCTTGATGGGATATCTCAAGCAATTAATATCGCTGAAGAAAAATGTCAAGCAATGGTTATCTGGCAAGAGCAAGATGTTTTTTCTGTTGGGGCAAACTTAGAAGAGTTTGGCATGAAATTTATGATGAATGGTAAAGATGCTATAGAATCGATCATTCGCAAAGGTCATCAAATAATCACACAAAAATTACGTTATAGTAAAATTCCAGTTGTTACTGCAGTTAAAGGTTTTGCATTTGGTGGTGGGTGTGAAACTATTTTACATAGTGATGCTGCTGTAGCTGCATATGAAAGCTATATCGGACTAGTTGAAGCTGGTGTTGGGATTATCCCTGGCTGGGGCGGGTCAAAAGAAATGGCGCAACGTGCTAGCCAAGCTCAAGACCCATGGAAAGACTTTGAGCGACGCTATAAAAATTTAGCTATGGCAGAAGTTGCTAAAAGTGCTTGTGAAGCAAAAGAAATGGGCTTTTTACGCGAAAATGATATAGTGGTAATGAATACTAAAGAAATTCTATCAGTAGCTATCAAAAAAGCTCAATTAATGGCATTTGTTGGCTACCAACCTCCTTTAAAACAAAAAATTAAAGTCTTTGGTGAGACGGGGATTGCTACAATTAAGGCTTTACTTGTAAATATGCGTGATGGTAATCAAATCTCTGAACATGATTATAAAATTGCTGTAAACCTTGCTGATGCAATGTGTGGTGGAGAAATTGAAAAAGATACTATGGTTTCAGAAGACTGGTTATTAGAAAAAGAGCTAATCAACTTTATTGAGTTAGCTTCTTCAGAAAAAAGTGCTGCACGTATGCAACACATGTTAGAAACTGGTAAGCCATTAAGAAACTAA